One Solanum lycopersicum chromosome 2, SLM_r2.1 genomic region harbors:
- the LOC101262280 gene encoding pentatricopeptide repeat-containing protein At5g56310-like, with translation MICGFAQNDRYADAIQLFECMLEDGMAPNGATLVSVLSACAESGSLQLGEQIHAYVEENGIELGVILGTALVNMYAKNGAIVKAKKCFSSMRERNIATWNAMICGLAAHGHGKEAINFFKELEQEKVKPNDITFVGVLSACCHAGLFDYGEGIFHSMKELYRIDPKIEHYGCMVDILGRNGKLLEAEQLIRGMIWKADVVIWGSLLHACQSHGNIDIAERAVKEILLVNPNSHGVYVVLSNMYAEAERWDDVVKLRKRMKEGSLKKTPGWSLVNEAT, from the coding sequence ATGATTTGTGGGTTTGCTCAGAATGACAGGTACGCTGATGCTATTCAGTTGTTTGAGTGTATGCTTGAGGATGGAATGGCGCCCAACGGAGCTACATTGGTTTCTGTGTTGTCAGCTTGTGCCGAGTCAGGTAGTTTGCAGCTAGGAGAACAGATTCACGCCTATGTGGAAGAAAACGGGATAGAATTAGGAGTGATTCTTGGAACAGCATTAGTGAACATGTATGCAAAGAACGGTGCCATAGTAAAAGCAAAGAAGTGCTTTAGTAGTATGAGAGAAAGGAACATTGCAACTTGGAATGCAATGATTTGCGGGTTAGCTGCCCATGGACATGGAAAAGAAGCAATTAACTTCTTTAAGGAACTAGAACAAGAAAAAGTAAAGCCAAATGACATTACATTTGTTGGGGTTCTGTCAGCGTGCTGCCATGCAGGGTTATTTGACTATGGTGAAGGAATATTTCACTCCATGAAAGAGTTATACCGTATAGATCCCAAGATTGAGCATTACGGATGCATGGTTGACATTCTTGGGCGGAATGGGAAACTACTAGAAGCTGAGCAGCTTATAAGAGGAATGATTTGGAAGGCTGATGTGGTTATCTGGGGTTCCTTGTTACATGCATGTCAGAGCCATGGAAACATAGATATTGCAGAACGAGCTGTGAAAGAAATTCTGCTTGTGAATCCAAATAGTCATGGAGTATATGTCGTCTTATCTAATATGTATGCAGAAGCTGAAAGATGGGACGATGTGGTAAAACTAAGGAAGCGGATGAAAGAAGGAAGTTTAAAGAAAACACCCGGTTGGAGCCTTGTAAATGAAGCTACGTGA
- the LOC101243655 gene encoding B2 protein isoform X2, whose protein sequence is MENMQSYWQFGDELRGQSKASEDHKWSTAAIKLSEQMKYKGERRNNLDLSKSSAEIRPRGNHMFQEDNKWESLNFNMLNLESKMTENMSKNRIMDSIFNANPVYLKPNFNSLGNSSLSKFNASNYTKEPSKNNNNNVESTNGNNSVDKRFKTLPAAETLPKNEVLGGYIFVCNNDTMQEDLKRLLFGLPPRYRDSVRAITPGLPLFLYNYTTHQLHGIFEASSFGGSNIDPTAWEDKKCKGESRFPAQVRIRVRKVCNPLEEDAFRPVLHHYDGPKFRLELSIPETLDLLDLCEKAGV, encoded by the exons ATGGAGAATATGCAGAGCTATTGGCAATTTGGCGACGAGCTTCGAGGACAATCAAAAGCCTCAGAGGATCATAAATGGTCAACAGCTGCTATAAAATTATCTGAACAGATGAAGTACAAAGGTGAACGTAGGAATAACCTTGACCTTTCAAAGAGCTCTGCTGAAATTAGGCCCAGGGGTAATCATATGTTTCAGGAAGATAACAAGTGGGAAAGCCTTAACTTCAATATGTTAAATTTGGAAAGCAAGATGACTGAAAATATGAGCAAGAATCGCATTATGGATAGCATTTTCAATGCAAATCCAGTTTATCTTAAGCCCAATTTTAACAGCTTGGGAAATTCATCTTTAAGCAAGTTCAATGCTAGCAACTATACCAAGGAACCTAGcaagaataacaataacaacgTTGAGAGCACAAATGGAAATAACTCCGTTGACAAAAGGTTTAAGACTCTGCCTGCTGCTGAAACACTGCCGAAGAATGAGGTTCTTGGTGgatatatatttgtttgtaaCAATGACACAATGCAGGAAGACCTAAAGCGCCTGCTCTTTG GCCTTCCTCCTAGATACAGAGATTCCGTGAGGGCAATAACACCAGGGTTGCCCTTGTTCCTATATAATTACACTACTCACCAGTTGCATGGTATCTTTGAG GCATCGAGTTTTGGAGGTTCCAACATTGATCCAACTGCCTGGGAGGATAAAAAGTGTAAAGGAGAGTCAAGGTTCCCTGCTCAG GTGAGGATCCGTGTCCGGAAAGTCTGTAATCCTTTGGAGGAAGATGCTTTCAGACCAGTTTTACATCATTATGATGGCCCCAAGTTCCGTCTGGAGCTCTCCATTCCTGAG ACTTTGGACTTACTAGATCTCTGTGAAAAAGCCGGTGTGTAG
- the LOC101243655 gene encoding B2 protein isoform X1 has translation MHILLARYTCTFFQAFVYVNGQQTIISRYCNMENMQSYWQFGDELRGQSKASEDHKWSTAAIKLSEQMKYKGERRNNLDLSKSSAEIRPRGNHMFQEDNKWESLNFNMLNLESKMTENMSKNRIMDSIFNANPVYLKPNFNSLGNSSLSKFNASNYTKEPSKNNNNNVESTNGNNSVDKRFKTLPAAETLPKNEVLGGYIFVCNNDTMQEDLKRLLFGLPPRYRDSVRAITPGLPLFLYNYTTHQLHGIFEASSFGGSNIDPTAWEDKKCKGESRFPAQVRIRVRKVCNPLEEDAFRPVLHHYDGPKFRLELSIPETLDLLDLCEKAGV, from the exons ATGCACATATTATTAGCACGGTATACTTGTACGTTTTTTCAGGCTTTTGTTTATGTCAATGGCCAACAAACCATAATCTCTAG ATACTGCAACATGGAGAATATGCAGAGCTATTGGCAATTTGGCGACGAGCTTCGAGGACAATCAAAAGCCTCAGAGGATCATAAATGGTCAACAGCTGCTATAAAATTATCTGAACAGATGAAGTACAAAGGTGAACGTAGGAATAACCTTGACCTTTCAAAGAGCTCTGCTGAAATTAGGCCCAGGGGTAATCATATGTTTCAGGAAGATAACAAGTGGGAAAGCCTTAACTTCAATATGTTAAATTTGGAAAGCAAGATGACTGAAAATATGAGCAAGAATCGCATTATGGATAGCATTTTCAATGCAAATCCAGTTTATCTTAAGCCCAATTTTAACAGCTTGGGAAATTCATCTTTAAGCAAGTTCAATGCTAGCAACTATACCAAGGAACCTAGcaagaataacaataacaacgTTGAGAGCACAAATGGAAATAACTCCGTTGACAAAAGGTTTAAGACTCTGCCTGCTGCTGAAACACTGCCGAAGAATGAGGTTCTTGGTGgatatatatttgtttgtaaCAATGACACAATGCAGGAAGACCTAAAGCGCCTGCTCTTTG GCCTTCCTCCTAGATACAGAGATTCCGTGAGGGCAATAACACCAGGGTTGCCCTTGTTCCTATATAATTACACTACTCACCAGTTGCATGGTATCTTTGAG GCATCGAGTTTTGGAGGTTCCAACATTGATCCAACTGCCTGGGAGGATAAAAAGTGTAAAGGAGAGTCAAGGTTCCCTGCTCAG GTGAGGATCCGTGTCCGGAAAGTCTGTAATCCTTTGGAGGAAGATGCTTTCAGACCAGTTTTACATCATTATGATGGCCCCAAGTTCCGTCTGGAGCTCTCCATTCCTGAG ACTTTGGACTTACTAGATCTCTGTGAAAAAGCCGGTGTGTAG